One segment of Ahaetulla prasina isolate Xishuangbanna chromosome 9, ASM2864084v1, whole genome shotgun sequence DNA contains the following:
- the SCN2B gene encoding sodium channel subunit beta-2 gives MSSASPALQLLLLFPLVLNTLGMELMAPTTVYALNGSSIRLSCTFNSCYQVDKKQFSMNWTYQTCQNCTEEMFLQFKLKVVPVELKRFEDRVEFTGNPSKNDVSFTLHRVQLEDTGLYNCYVMNPPDRHKGHGQINLQVLTEEPPERDSTVAVIVGATVGGFLAVVILALVIVKCVRRKKQQRLNTDDQKTEEEGKTDGEGNPEEGMK, from the exons ATGAGCTCCGCAAGCCCGGCGCtgcagctgttgctgctcttcccGCTGG TGCTGAACACGCTGGGCATGGAGCTGATGGCCCCAACCACTGTCTATGCTCTGAACGGCTCTTCCATTCGTCTCAGCTGCACTTTCAATTCCTGCTACCAGGTAGACAAAAAGCAGTTCTCCATGAATTGGACCTACCAAACCTGCCAGAACTGCACCGAAGAGATG TTCTTGCAGTTTAAGCTGAAAGTGGTTCCTGTGGAGCTGAAGCGTTTTGAAGATCGTGTGGAGTTTACGGGAAACCCCAGCAAGAATGATGTGTCCTTCACCCTCCACAGGGTGCAGCTGGAGGATACAGGGCTGTACAACTGCTATGTGATGAACCCGCCTGACCGACACAAGGGCCATGGCCAGATCAACCTCCAAGTTCTCACAGAAG AGCCCCCAGAGCGGGACTCCACTGTGGCCGTAATTGTGGGGGCCACTGTGGGGGGCTTCCTGGCTGTGGTGATCCTGGCCTTGGTCATTGTCAAGTGTGTCCGGCGCAAGAAGCAGCAAAGGCTCAACACAGATGACCAGAAGACCGAAGAAGAGGGCAAGACAGATGGGGAAGGGAACCCGGAGGAAGGCATGAAGTAG